The Paenibacillus sp. YPG26 genome includes a window with the following:
- a CDS encoding LuxR C-terminal-related transcriptional regulator, whose product MGLHRKLTLVSAPAGYGKTTLVCEWLADCGRPAAWLSLEQGDNELARFLTYMISALQTVVENVGEGVLTVLQSPQMTPAEPILTALVNELAAVPSPFILVLDDYHTVSSIAVDEAVSFLLDHLPTQMHLVITTREDPPISLSRLRVRDQITDLRAPDIRFTMNEAEAFFNHVMELNLSPEHIAGLHSRTEGWAAGLRLAGISLQEDHDAKRLLQSFSGNHHFVLDYLVEEVLQQQPEAVQDFLLQTSLLDRLCGSLCDDLLRNPERSGREMLIDLDRKNLFVIPLDTERQWYRYHHLFADILRRRLLERMDGSSILELHRRASVWYEGHGFEIEAFRHAVEAGDIERSSRLLEGGGMPLHLRGAASSALGWLDSLAAKELDARPQLWVYYGSALLIAGKPTEVEHKLRAAEKALAGVEHDEGVRDLIGYIAATRAALASLMLSDNQDGAEPNLRLAESVMQGSLLEDKTQELIELIEPTRNTGVQGTDGLDLVIAESRRALAYLRPDNLPARTASSWMLGVACQRRGDYAEACEAYSEVIANCRKVDQQLMAVTALIGIGQIREAEGRHELAAERYREAVRLAGDLPHPAIREAQAGLARMRIELEGERKSPLIEPLSPRESEVLELIALGLSNPEIAGKLFLALDTVKGHNRRIFEKLQVRRRTEAIARARELNLLGNTPKPHS is encoded by the coding sequence ATGGGCTTACACCGAAAATTGACCCTTGTCTCTGCACCGGCGGGCTATGGCAAAACAACGCTGGTCTGCGAATGGCTGGCTGACTGCGGTCGGCCGGCCGCATGGCTGTCCCTTGAACAAGGGGACAACGAGCTTGCGCGCTTCTTAACTTATATGATCTCCGCTCTTCAGACCGTGGTTGAGAATGTTGGTGAGGGCGTCCTTACTGTACTTCAATCACCGCAAATGACACCAGCTGAGCCGATTCTGACGGCTCTTGTTAATGAACTCGCGGCTGTGCCATCACCGTTCATCCTTGTCCTTGACGACTACCATACCGTGAGCTCAATAGCCGTTGATGAAGCGGTATCCTTCCTGCTGGACCACCTTCCCACACAGATGCACCTTGTAATTACGACTCGTGAGGATCCTCCGATCTCTCTGTCCCGGCTGCGGGTACGGGACCAAATCACCGATCTGCGCGCTCCTGACATCAGATTTACGATGAACGAAGCCGAGGCATTTTTTAACCATGTCATGGAGCTTAACCTCTCCCCGGAACACATAGCCGGGCTTCACTCACGCACCGAGGGCTGGGCTGCCGGCCTGCGTCTGGCAGGAATCTCCCTGCAGGAGGACCATGACGCCAAGCGGCTCCTGCAGTCCTTCTCGGGCAACCACCATTTTGTGCTGGATTATCTTGTAGAAGAAGTGCTGCAGCAGCAGCCCGAAGCCGTACAGGATTTCCTGCTGCAGACATCTCTGCTGGACCGCTTATGCGGATCGTTATGCGATGACCTTCTGCGGAATCCTGAGAGATCTGGCCGGGAAATGTTAATCGATCTTGATCGTAAAAATTTGTTTGTCATTCCCCTGGATACAGAACGACAGTGGTACCGGTATCACCATTTGTTCGCGGACATCCTTCGAAGACGGCTGCTCGAACGCATGGATGGGAGCAGTATCCTTGAATTGCACAGACGAGCAAGCGTATGGTACGAGGGCCATGGCTTCGAGATCGAGGCGTTCCGCCATGCTGTGGAAGCCGGGGACATCGAGCGAAGTTCACGTCTGCTTGAAGGCGGCGGGATGCCGCTGCATCTGCGGGGGGCCGCAAGTTCGGCGCTGGGGTGGCTGGACTCATTGGCTGCCAAGGAACTGGATGCCAGACCACAGCTATGGGTGTATTATGGTTCTGCCCTGTTGATCGCCGGCAAGCCAACAGAGGTTGAACACAAGCTTCGGGCCGCGGAGAAGGCTTTGGCAGGCGTGGAACATGATGAGGGGGTCCGGGACTTGATCGGATACATCGCCGCCACCCGTGCTGCGTTGGCATCCCTGATGCTGAGCGATAATCAGGACGGGGCGGAGCCCAATCTTCGACTAGCCGAATCGGTTATGCAAGGCTCGCTGCTCGAAGACAAGACCCAGGAGCTTATTGAATTGATTGAGCCAACGCGAAATACCGGGGTACAAGGAACAGACGGATTGGACCTTGTTATTGCCGAGTCACGCCGTGCGCTCGCCTATCTTAGGCCGGATAACCTGCCTGCCAGGACGGCATCATCCTGGATGCTGGGTGTCGCTTGTCAGCGGCGAGGGGATTATGCCGAGGCGTGTGAAGCCTATAGTGAGGTTATAGCGAATTGCCGAAAAGTAGATCAGCAGCTGATGGCTGTAACAGCCCTGATTGGAATTGGCCAAATCAGGGAGGCGGAAGGGCGGCACGAGTTGGCGGCAGAGCGTTACCGTGAGGCTGTGAGGCTTGCCGGAGATCTGCCTCACCCTGCGATAAGAGAGGCTCAAGCGGGTCTTGCCCGCATGCGTATCGAACTCGAAGGTGAACGGAAGAGCCCTTTGATCGAGCCGCTTAGCCCACGTGAAAGCGAAGTACTGGAGCTCATAGCCTTGGGACTGTCCAATCCTGAAATTGCCGGGAAGCTGTTCCTGGCGCTGGACACGGTGAAAGGTCACAACCGGAGGATCTTCGAGAAGCTCCAAGTAAGGCGGCGCACGGAGGCCATCGCCCGCGCCCGCGAACTAAATCTTTTAGGGAACACGCCTAAGCCACACTCCTAA
- a CDS encoding NAD(P)-binding domain-containing protein, with protein MKISVMGTGNMGKALVKQLSTHSTNTIYWGSRRPEEAQQLVQQLNLSNVIVCTNEEAQQAGLIIPAYHVSVLKEWALAHQEELKGKIIVDISNPFNQDFSGFTTAWGESSAEQLQSLLPESSVIGAFKNTFFKVVDEPLHQGQVSDVLVTGDDDAAVHTFIEYVKPLPFRFLHAGKLANNRTIERFTLLELELAVRYNTYPYISLQIFGIQEPALVN; from the coding sequence ATGAAAATTTCGGTAATGGGAACTGGCAATATGGGTAAAGCTTTGGTGAAGCAATTGAGTACGCACAGTACGAATACAATCTATTGGGGTTCACGCCGTCCCGAGGAAGCGCAGCAGCTGGTACAGCAGTTGAATCTCTCCAACGTGATCGTGTGCACGAATGAGGAAGCGCAGCAGGCAGGCCTGATTATTCCAGCTTATCATGTATCCGTATTGAAGGAGTGGGCACTTGCTCATCAGGAAGAGCTTAAAGGAAAGATCATTGTCGATATCTCGAATCCATTCAATCAGGACTTCAGCGGATTCACCACGGCTTGGGGGGAATCTTCTGCCGAACAGCTTCAGTCCTTACTGCCGGAATCGTCTGTGATCGGCGCATTTAAGAATACCTTCTTCAAAGTCGTTGACGAACCTCTGCACCAGGGCCAGGTTAGTGATGTACTTGTCACAGGAGACGATGACGCTGCGGTTCATACATTTATCGAGTACGTTAAGCCGCTCCCGTTCCGGTTCCTTCATGCCGGCAAGCTCGCGAATAACCGGACCATCGAACGCTTCACACTGCTTGAACTTGAGCTGGCTGTTCGATACAACACCTATCCTTATATTTCCCTGCAAATATTCGGGATTCAAGAGCCTGCCCTGGTGAACTAA
- a CDS encoding LysR family transcriptional regulator translates to MNTEFLVGFIETAHMKSIAKASEALHISHTALSKQLRSLEKQFDVQLFTRSSQGVELTEAGKILYESSRQLLDQLSDLEDKLKPLRAWGRIKIASVPDIATRYLVSALSRLQDQGHEVEIVYRQSTKEVYKLLLEGEADLTVAERFSMHPSIWSGDISQEAFYVVMPKDHPLAGQQEISLVELSGQPLVLYSLGCTIRATLTQMFADLKKPMNITTEVGFSEVILGYVVNGSGVTVLPEAFISQMYSDRLVYRPLNHPDAHRTIAVASLDQSKGQRILRLIG, encoded by the coding sequence ATGAATACCGAGTTTTTGGTTGGTTTTATAGAGACGGCTCACATGAAGAGCATAGCTAAGGCCAGTGAGGCTCTGCATATCTCGCATACGGCTCTAAGCAAGCAGCTCAGGAGCCTGGAGAAGCAGTTCGATGTTCAGCTGTTCACCCGTTCCTCACAAGGCGTCGAGTTGACGGAAGCCGGGAAGATTCTATATGAGTCCTCGAGACAGCTGCTGGATCAGTTGTCTGATTTGGAAGACAAGCTCAAGCCCCTGAGAGCATGGGGGCGTATCAAGATCGCATCCGTGCCGGATATTGCAACCCGATATCTGGTATCTGCGCTGTCCAGGCTCCAGGATCAGGGTCATGAAGTGGAGATCGTCTACCGGCAGTCTACAAAAGAAGTATACAAGCTGCTGTTGGAAGGGGAAGCGGATCTAACGGTGGCCGAGCGCTTCTCCATGCACCCGTCCATATGGAGCGGGGACATAAGCCAGGAGGCATTCTATGTGGTCATGCCGAAGGATCATCCTCTAGCCGGTCAACAGGAGATCAGCTTGGTGGAGTTAAGCGGTCAGCCGCTTGTACTGTATAGCCTGGGGTGCACCATCAGGGCTACGCTGACACAAATGTTCGCTGACCTGAAGAAGCCCATGAACATAACAACCGAGGTTGGCTTCAGCGAAGTCATCCTCGGTTATGTAGTGAATGGGTCAGGCGTAACGGTATTGCCGGAAGCCTTTATTTCGCAGATGTACTCGGACCGGCTGGTCTATAGACCCTTGAATCACCCGGACGCGCACCGGACCATCGCGGTGGCCAGCCTGGATCAATCGAAGGGCCAGCGCATTCTGCGGCTGATTGGTTAG
- a CDS encoding VOC family protein has translation MNRFSHIDLRVNDLALALPFYEKLLPELGFTRTFHSADWRVFAADGELPGAAYFAITEDREHKPNANLIGFWANDQAEVDHIAEVVTQAGGTINDGPRLFPISPTYYAVYFEDPCGNKYEIVHRLN, from the coding sequence ATGAACAGATTCAGTCATATTGATCTGCGGGTCAATGATCTGGCCCTTGCCCTGCCTTTTTATGAGAAGCTTCTGCCTGAGCTCGGATTTACGAGAACCTTTCATAGTGCGGATTGGCGGGTATTTGCCGCGGATGGGGAACTGCCGGGCGCCGCGTACTTTGCGATTACGGAAGACCGGGAGCACAAGCCTAATGCCAATTTGATTGGATTCTGGGCGAACGATCAGGCGGAGGTCGACCACATCGCCGAAGTAGTCACTCAAGCGGGGGGGACGATTAACGACGGCCCGCGGCTGTTCCCGATCAGTCCGACTTATTACGCCGTATACTTCGAAGATCCGTGCGGGAATAAGTATGAGATCGTGCATCGGCTGAATTAA
- a CDS encoding SRPBCC domain-containing protein: MRSRPSTSNKIVGQTASAGFQIGVRRTLPISPEQAWAYLTSAEGLKLWIGTLARPSFSEGETFHAAEGISGQFRVVRPSAQLRLRWGKKEWEKPSTLQIRLLSSQPGKTTISFHQENLDHPATREQMKLHWEGVLAAIQDQASHFNHVESEESQ, encoded by the coding sequence ATGAGAAGTAGACCATCCACTTCGAACAAGATTGTCGGTCAGACAGCTTCGGCAGGCTTCCAGATAGGCGTTCGAAGAACACTGCCGATCTCCCCAGAACAGGCATGGGCGTATTTGACCTCTGCCGAAGGGTTGAAGCTGTGGATAGGCACCCTAGCGAGACCATCCTTCAGCGAGGGGGAGACCTTCCATGCCGCGGAAGGAATCTCGGGTCAATTCCGGGTCGTCAGACCTTCCGCACAGCTCCGTTTAAGGTGGGGAAAGAAGGAGTGGGAGAAGCCTTCTACTCTGCAGATCCGGCTGCTGTCCAGTCAACCTGGCAAGACGACGATTAGCTTTCACCAGGAGAACCTGGATCATCCCGCTACGCGGGAGCAGATGAAGCTGCACTGGGAAGGCGTACTGGCCGCTATTCAGGATCAAGCCAGCCATTTCAATCACGTTGAAAGTGAGGAATCCCAATGA
- a CDS encoding TetR/AcrR family transcriptional regulator has protein sequence MDSKSRLMLAAIDLMAGKGYKSVATKEIASAAGVSEMTLFRNFGTKFNLLEQAVERYHYSVEMTQVFSENVTWDLRTDLLTISRMYHEMMDRNRKLFLIVLRDDELAGIREKAQKHPRKLLELLTGYFTEMQSRNLMIQTDAETQAITFMWMNYGAFVSQLFGVSAITKVTLPAFIESSTDLFVKALSP, from the coding sequence ATGGATAGTAAAAGCAGGCTGATGCTGGCGGCCATTGACCTCATGGCCGGGAAGGGTTACAAGAGTGTGGCTACGAAGGAGATCGCCTCAGCGGCAGGGGTCAGTGAGATGACGCTGTTCCGCAACTTCGGCACCAAGTTCAATCTGCTTGAGCAAGCCGTTGAACGTTATCACTATTCGGTGGAGATGACCCAGGTCTTCAGCGAGAATGTGACCTGGGATCTGAGGACGGACCTGCTGACCATCAGCCGGATGTATCATGAGATGATGGACCGCAATCGCAAGTTATTTCTTATCGTCTTAAGAGATGACGAATTGGCCGGGATCCGTGAGAAGGCACAGAAGCATCCCCGCAAGTTGCTGGAGCTGCTGACAGGTTATTTTACCGAGATGCAGAGCAGGAACCTCATGATCCAGACGGATGCGGAGACTCAGGCAATTACGTTCATGTGGATGAATTACGGAGCGTTCGTCTCACAGCTGTTCGGAGTCTCGGCCATTACGAAGGTCACCCTGCCAGCATTTATAGAGTCAAGTACAGATTTATTCGTGAAGGCGCTCAGTCCATAA
- a CDS encoding Mas-related G-protein coupled receptor member D, protein MEKIIFIISIASLAVALIVFIGKVLTDGLNKAFDWKGKPSKIMLCSFLIYMISFGVYIFVSKAS, encoded by the coding sequence ATGGAAAAGATCATATTTATTATATCTATTGCTTCTCTTGCCGTTGCTCTGATTGTGTTCATCGGCAAAGTGCTTACGGACGGGTTGAATAAAGCGTTTGATTGGAAAGGCAAGCCATCTAAAATCATGCTGTGCAGCTTTTTAATCTATATGATTAGCTTTGGAGTCTATATCTTTGTGAGTAAAGCTTCTTGA
- a CDS encoding ABC transporter permease has translation MNTLIKNELMKLKRLKSMYLVLILSFLPYIINTIGLLLMRGSRDAGNYYFFVFNQYAILFPTLIFIFTGYAFYMEFKNRTLMQWMSYPHSNFRLILSKMISTFILLMAFSLLNQLALFVTLWTAYAESVTIIQLASWFAGSFSFAFLSLFSIPIAAVLAFITRNIVGVILTGVASIFITTILLGLNLSITYPFSYIYRVTIRLYDSSFGYPGIQWYLWGAVILLGYTGISSLLLYITVRNPRLS, from the coding sequence ATGAATACGCTAATTAAGAATGAGCTAATGAAGCTGAAGCGGTTAAAGTCCATGTATCTTGTCCTGATTCTTAGCTTTCTCCCTTACATTATCAATACCATTGGTCTATTGCTTATGCGGGGCAGCAGAGACGCGGGGAACTATTACTTCTTTGTCTTTAACCAGTATGCGATCTTGTTCCCTACCCTGATCTTCATTTTCACAGGGTATGCCTTCTATATGGAATTCAAGAACCGGACTCTGATGCAGTGGATGTCATACCCCCATTCGAACTTCAGGCTGATTTTGTCCAAAATGATCTCTACGTTCATTCTACTTATGGCGTTCTCCCTGCTTAATCAGCTTGCTCTATTTGTGACGTTGTGGACAGCCTATGCGGAAAGTGTAACGATCATACAATTAGCCTCCTGGTTCGCAGGATCGTTCAGCTTTGCATTCCTGAGTCTATTCAGCATACCTATAGCTGCCGTCTTGGCCTTTATAACAAGAAATATTGTCGGGGTGATTCTCACCGGTGTGGCCTCCATATTCATCACAACGATATTGCTTGGGCTTAATCTGTCTATCACTTATCCCTTCTCTTATATCTACCGGGTCACAATTCGGCTGTATGACTCCTCGTTTGGTTACCCCGGTATACAGTGGTATCTATGGGGAGCTGTGATTCTACTTGGATACACGGGAATTTCCAGTCTGCTTCTATATATAACGGTACGGAATCCACGGCTTAGCTGA
- a CDS encoding ABC transporter ATP-binding protein, with amino-acid sequence MTHSPYLLQVESLNVSMRGVPILDQVNLTFKKGRIYGLLGPNGAGKTTLLKVLLGIYKPTSGKVMFGHQDLYEGSNKEVRGTIGSIIEFPGFYENLTLFENLDLHLRYQRGSSSPPEIDALLKLVSLYGHRNKLFSQTSLGMKQRLGIARAMAHQPQLLLLDEPTNGLDPQGIREVRDILISQVLSRGMTVIVSSHILSEINLMADELIIMNQGRVVFVTSDMKKNQPVHSLEDLYLQLISGSQAHEYAN; translated from the coding sequence ATGACCCATTCACCGTATCTGCTTCAAGTAGAGAGTTTGAACGTTAGTATGAGAGGCGTCCCCATACTGGATCAGGTCAATCTGACGTTCAAGAAGGGTAGAATCTATGGACTGCTCGGCCCGAATGGAGCGGGCAAGACAACGCTGCTCAAGGTACTCTTGGGCATTTACAAGCCGACATCCGGCAAAGTCATGTTTGGCCATCAGGATCTGTACGAAGGCTCGAACAAGGAGGTTCGAGGAACGATTGGAAGCATCATTGAGTTCCCGGGCTTTTATGAGAATTTGACGCTCTTTGAGAACCTGGATCTGCACTTGCGCTATCAGAGGGGATCCTCATCCCCACCGGAGATTGACGCCCTGCTGAAGCTCGTCAGTCTGTATGGTCACAGGAACAAGCTGTTCTCCCAGACCTCACTTGGAATGAAGCAGCGGCTCGGCATTGCGAGAGCCATGGCCCATCAGCCGCAGCTGCTGCTCCTTGACGAGCCGACCAACGGGCTGGATCCGCAGGGGATTAGAGAAGTCCGGGATATCCTGATCAGCCAGGTGCTTAGCAGGGGAATGACCGTCATCGTATCCAGCCATATTCTTAGTGAAATTAATCTGATGGCCGATGAGCTGATCATTATGAATCAGGGCAGGGTCGTATTTGTGACCAGCGATATGAAGAAGAACCAACCGGTCCATTCACTGGAAGATCTGTATTTGCAACTAATATCGGGGAGCCAGGCGCATGAATACGCTAATTAA
- a CDS encoding HAMP domain-containing sensor histidine kinase: protein MKLSTRYLLIIALSIFIFPLTFIGVNLAYYFLLTGLSEHSTEVHYDPDQLKKEWTRKVEELRSQPSEEVLHGLERANTYLNAYVEWVNSSGTVWTITDKSVQEQAWNITDAISYMRKDENDGMYTVAVYLKGAEDEGYVFLKVPQHLIGSKWDVMRSNYVPVWLAMVLLVWSLVIFISWMFFNKLRKRLVKMQSKMEIKGDQAVPEMMEVRYEDEIGQLEHSFNRMVGQLKQSKEAEQYEMELRKSLIANLSHDLRTPLTVIRWHAFRLEQQTLPLDGKKSVQVIQDKVDFLGTLIDNLSSYTLLSNGKLPKHSEETDIRKLVRSSLSSWYVVFEQLGFKIEVELPDSVVWKVDKTWFMRVLDNLLQNIIRHAADGQYVSVRTVKEPEYTALMIEDHGPGILTDSERKGHGIGLSIVSLMLEQMDLAFNLKSDDEGTRAIIYPKIKTGGE from the coding sequence ATGAAGCTGTCAACCAGGTATTTATTAATTATTGCGCTATCGATATTTATTTTTCCGCTTACTTTTATAGGGGTGAACCTTGCTTACTACTTCCTGTTAACGGGTCTGAGCGAGCATTCTACAGAAGTCCATTACGATCCTGATCAATTGAAGAAGGAGTGGACGCGAAAGGTTGAAGAGCTTCGGAGCCAGCCAAGTGAGGAAGTGCTTCATGGATTGGAGCGGGCGAATACCTACCTGAACGCCTACGTGGAATGGGTGAATTCATCCGGAACCGTGTGGACAATCACTGACAAGTCGGTACAGGAGCAGGCGTGGAACATTACGGACGCGATCAGCTATATGCGGAAGGACGAGAATGACGGGATGTATACGGTGGCAGTGTACCTGAAAGGGGCTGAAGACGAAGGGTATGTATTCCTCAAGGTTCCTCAGCATCTTATCGGTTCCAAGTGGGATGTTATGCGCAGCAACTATGTTCCGGTATGGCTTGCCATGGTGCTCCTAGTCTGGTCCTTGGTCATATTCATTTCATGGATGTTCTTCAACAAGCTGCGCAAGCGGCTGGTTAAGATGCAAAGCAAGATGGAGATCAAAGGGGATCAAGCAGTTCCTGAGATGATGGAGGTCAGATACGAAGATGAAATAGGACAGCTTGAGCATTCATTCAACCGGATGGTGGGGCAGCTGAAGCAGAGTAAGGAGGCCGAGCAGTATGAGATGGAGCTTCGCAAGAGCTTGATTGCGAACCTGTCTCATGATCTGCGGACTCCACTTACCGTTATCCGCTGGCATGCCTTCAGGCTGGAACAGCAGACGTTGCCTCTGGATGGGAAAAAATCCGTACAGGTCATTCAGGATAAAGTGGATTTTCTAGGGACACTGATTGATAATCTCTCTTCCTACACCCTGCTCAGCAACGGGAAATTACCGAAGCACTCTGAAGAGACGGACATTCGTAAGCTGGTCAGATCTTCATTGTCCTCCTGGTATGTTGTGTTTGAGCAGTTAGGCTTTAAGATTGAGGTGGAATTGCCGGACTCGGTCGTTTGGAAAGTGGATAAGACCTGGTTCATGCGAGTGCTGGATAATCTGCTTCAGAATATCATTCGCCATGCCGCAGACGGACAATACGTATCGGTTCGTACAGTTAAGGAGCCTGAATACACCGCCTTAATGATCGAAGACCACGGGCCGGGGATTCTGACGGATTCGGAGCGAAAGGGACATGGAATCGGCTTATCCATAGTATCTTTGATGCTGGAACAGATGGATCTAGCATTCAACCTGAAGAGCGATGATGAAGGAACCAGGGCTATCATTTATCCCAAAATAAAGACCGGCGGCGAATGA
- a CDS encoding response regulator transcription factor: protein MKGAILYIEDDLEIGELVTEDLQRRGYSVNWQTSSEQYHDGIVEIDLVILDIMLPGLDGFTIGERIRASRRDLPILFLTARTAIEDKLKGLEYADDYLTKPFHPDELAARLEVLLRRFDKTHSDIIQIRHIQFDRRTQQITNLMSQEEIRLTEKQFKIFLYFLRHPNQIMTKEQIYEEIWQQDYIEGDKTLAVHIRYLRQKLELDPQNPEIIETVRGIGYRVKQ from the coding sequence ATGAAAGGGGCAATTTTGTACATAGAGGATGATCTGGAGATTGGGGAGCTTGTGACCGAAGACTTGCAGCGCAGGGGATACAGTGTGAACTGGCAGACCTCATCTGAGCAGTATCATGATGGTATTGTCGAGATCGACCTCGTAATCTTGGATATCATGCTGCCGGGACTGGACGGGTTCACTATCGGGGAGCGGATCAGGGCGAGCCGGCGCGATCTGCCGATCCTGTTCCTCACTGCCCGCACAGCTATTGAAGATAAGCTCAAGGGACTGGAGTATGCGGATGACTATTTGACCAAGCCGTTTCATCCCGACGAGCTGGCGGCCCGGTTAGAGGTGCTGCTGCGCAGGTTCGATAAAACCCATTCCGACATCATTCAGATCAGACACATTCAGTTCGACAGAAGGACTCAGCAGATTACGAATCTAATGTCCCAGGAAGAAATCAGACTTACCGAGAAGCAGTTCAAGATCTTTCTCTACTTCCTAAGGCATCCGAATCAAATTATGACCAAAGAGCAGATCTACGAGGAAATTTGGCAGCAGGATTACATAGAAGGTGACAAGACACTGGCCGTCCATATTCGCTATCTGCGGCAAAAGCTGGAGCTCGACCCGCAAAATCCCGAAATTATAGAGACGGTCCGCGGTATTGGATACAGAGTGAAGCAATGA
- a CDS encoding amidohydrolase, producing the protein MTLAQRLLERAEEIQSEVIDWRRYLHQHPELSFEESKTAYYIEETLCAMGHMEVSRPTPTSVMARLIGSRPGKVLAIRADIDALPIEEDTGLPYSSGNPGVMHACGHDGHTATVLGVAKVMAEHQAELEGEIRFIFQHAEELPPGGAEEMIAAGVMTDVDTVIGAHLQSPVEVGKVGVVAGPMLASPDTFYITINGKGGHAAEPHRVIDSIAIGAQVVNNLQHIVSRHVNPMDPLVVSVTKFIGGHTHNVIPGSVELCGTVRCMDLELRDEVPKRMKQIIEGITSAHGATFEFRYEYGYRPLINHESVTKTIAETIQELYGEEALYTIKPSMAADDFSAYLNSAPGTYFNIGAGRKEKGIIYPHHHPKFTIDEEALLIGMKVFISSALKLLAK; encoded by the coding sequence ATGACGCTGGCACAACGCCTGCTTGAACGAGCAGAAGAGATACAGTCTGAAGTCATCGACTGGAGACGTTACTTACATCAGCATCCGGAGCTGTCTTTTGAGGAAAGTAAAACGGCGTATTATATAGAAGAAACTCTTTGCGCTATGGGGCACATGGAGGTGTCACGCCCGACTCCAACCAGTGTCATGGCCCGGCTTATAGGCTCCCGCCCGGGCAAGGTGCTGGCCATCCGCGCGGACATTGATGCCCTGCCTATTGAAGAGGATACGGGTCTTCCTTACTCCTCCGGAAATCCAGGTGTGATGCATGCCTGCGGGCATGATGGTCATACAGCGACGGTGCTTGGCGTGGCCAAAGTCATGGCCGAGCATCAAGCGGAACTGGAAGGGGAGATCCGCTTTATATTTCAGCATGCGGAAGAGCTCCCCCCCGGAGGAGCCGAAGAGATGATCGCCGCCGGTGTTATGACTGACGTGGATACGGTCATCGGCGCGCACTTGCAATCCCCCGTTGAGGTGGGCAAGGTCGGTGTTGTAGCAGGCCCGATGCTTGCTTCCCCGGATACATTCTATATTACGATTAATGGCAAAGGTGGACATGCGGCAGAACCGCACAGGGTCATTGACAGTATCGCAATCGGTGCCCAGGTGGTTAATAATTTGCAGCATATTGTCTCAAGACACGTCAATCCTATGGATCCACTGGTGGTCTCGGTCACGAAGTTTATTGGCGGGCACACGCATAACGTGATTCCAGGAAGTGTGGAACTATGCGGCACGGTCCGCTGCATGGATCTGGAGCTGCGCGACGAGGTGCCTAAGCGCATGAAGCAGATCATTGAGGGCATTACTTCGGCCCATGGGGCAACCTTCGAATTCCGTTACGAATATGGGTATCGTCCTCTTATTAATCATGAGTCTGTCACCAAGACGATTGCGGAGACGATCCAGGAGCTGTACGGGGAGGAAGCCTTGTATACCATCAAGCCAAGCATGGCGGCAGACGACTTCTCCGCGTACTTGAACTCCGCGCCGGGTACCTATTTCAACATCGGTGCTGGCCGCAAGGAGAAGGGGATTATCTATCCCCACCATCATCCGAAGTTTACGATTGATGAAGAAGCACTCTTGATCGGAATGAAGGTATTCATCTCCTCAGCCTTGAAGCTGCTGGCTAAGTAG
- a CDS encoding DinB family protein: MNRISKAADSIYNYQQTAVKIRQSVEGLPGDLLTWKPDAKAWSIQEIVGHLIDSNIINSYRIRKIISEPVTQIVTFQHESWVSNQQFGDTDISEMLNAYEAITRYNGLLLSKLSEEEWEKYGLKQEEPITVAHIIDKFICNHVDKHLGQIERNKSEYAHCVQQ, from the coding sequence ATGAACAGGATCAGCAAAGCAGCAGATTCCATTTATAACTACCAGCAGACGGCCGTGAAGATTAGACAAAGTGTGGAAGGCTTACCTGGAGATCTGCTCACATGGAAGCCAGATGCGAAAGCTTGGAGCATTCAGGAGATTGTGGGTCATCTGATTGATTCCAACATTATTAATTCCTACCGTATTCGTAAGATCATCTCGGAGCCTGTCACTCAAATTGTTACCTTCCAGCATGAGAGCTGGGTGAGCAACCAGCAATTTGGCGACACGGATATCAGTGAAATGTTGAATGCTTATGAGGCCATAACGCGCTATAACGGCTTGCTGCTCAGCAAGCTTTCTGAAGAGGAATGGGAGAAATATGGCTTGAAGCAGGAGGAGCCTATAACCGTTGCTCATATCATAGACAAGTTCATCTGTAATCACGTGGATAAGCATCTGGGACAGATTGAACGAAATAAGTCGGAATACGCGCACTGCGTTCAGCAGTAG